In the genome of Hyphomonas sp. Mor2, one region contains:
- the glmM gene encoding phosphoglucosamine mutase, protein MARKYFGTDGIRGTANTPPMTPEIAMRLGMAAGKYFRTTSPRRHSVVIGKDTRLSGYMIEPALVAGFTSVGMDVTLFGPLPTPGVAMMTRSLRADLGVMISASHNSFQDNGIKLFGPNGYKLSDDIELEIESRMDRALDDKLAGPEELGRTKRVDDAQARYVEIVKASFPRRMNLKGLRICIDCANGAAYKVAPAALYELGAEVFPIGVEPNGFNINLEVGSTDTAALKEAVQTYRADIGIALDGDADRCIIIDEQGNEIDGDQLIGLIAENWQGKDQLAQPGVVTTVMSNLGLEQHLTGLGLTLERTKVGDRYVVERMREGGFNLGGEQSGHIVMSDYSTTGDGLMAALQVLAVMVEKGEPLSKIAHVFDPVPQKLVNVRFKTGAPLEEDSVKEAIAAAEKALGKKGRLVIRKSGTEPLIRVMAEAIDAKLMDDAVESVADAVRAVS, encoded by the coding sequence ATGGCACGCAAATATTTCGGAACTGACGGAATCCGTGGCACTGCGAACACACCTCCGATGACTCCGGAGATCGCCATGCGGCTTGGAATGGCGGCTGGAAAGTACTTCAGAACCACGAGTCCGCGGCGTCATAGCGTGGTTATCGGCAAGGATACTCGCCTGTCAGGATATATGATCGAGCCGGCTTTGGTGGCCGGATTCACCTCTGTCGGCATGGATGTGACCCTGTTTGGGCCACTGCCCACCCCTGGTGTCGCGATGATGACCCGCTCTTTGCGCGCCGATCTTGGGGTCATGATCTCGGCCAGCCATAACAGCTTCCAGGACAATGGAATCAAGCTGTTCGGGCCGAATGGGTATAAATTGTCGGACGATATCGAGCTCGAGATTGAAAGCCGCATGGATCGCGCGCTGGACGACAAACTGGCGGGGCCCGAGGAATTGGGGCGAACCAAACGGGTCGATGATGCACAGGCGCGCTATGTTGAGATCGTCAAGGCGAGCTTTCCGCGCCGCATGAACCTGAAAGGCCTCAGAATCTGCATCGATTGCGCCAACGGGGCGGCCTACAAGGTCGCGCCCGCCGCCCTGTATGAGCTGGGCGCAGAAGTGTTTCCGATCGGCGTGGAGCCAAATGGCTTCAATATCAATCTCGAGGTCGGCTCTACCGATACCGCCGCGCTGAAAGAGGCCGTTCAGACCTATCGCGCCGATATCGGCATTGCGCTCGACGGCGATGCGGATCGGTGCATCATTATCGACGAACAGGGAAATGAGATTGATGGCGACCAGCTGATCGGACTGATCGCGGAAAATTGGCAGGGCAAGGACCAGCTGGCGCAACCGGGTGTGGTCACCACGGTGATGTCGAATCTGGGTCTGGAACAGCATCTGACGGGTCTGGGCCTGACCCTGGAGCGGACCAAAGTCGGCGACCGCTATGTGGTCGAGCGGATGCGAGAAGGCGGGTTCAATCTCGGCGGCGAACAGTCCGGGCACATTGTCATGTCCGACTATTCCACCACCGGCGATGGCCTGATGGCGGCTTTGCAGGTGCTCGCGGTCATGGTTGAGAAAGGCGAACCCTTGTCGAAGATCGCGCATGTGTTTGATCCTGTGCCGCAAAAGCTGGTCAATGTCCGTTTCAAGACGGGTGCGCCTTTGGAGGAGGACTCGGTCAAGGAAGCGATTGCGGCGGCCGAGAAGGCGCTCGGCAAGAAGGGGCGCCTGGTCATCCGCAAGTCTGGAACCGAGCCGCTCATTCGCGTCATGGCGGAGGCGATCGATGCAAAACTCATGGATGATGCGGTCGAATCGGTGGCCGACGCCGTGCGTGCGGTCAGCTAG